The Erythrobacter sp. SDW2 region GCTGGTGCAGAAGCGGTGGCAGCGGAGATTGCCGACCTTCGCGGGATCGCGGCCCAGTTCGAAGAACGGACGGGCCTCAAGGCAAGCGAGTCGACCGTGCTGGAAATCGGCTTCGGTGCCCGGCCGCGGCGGGCTTTCTTGCTCACCGGAATTTTCCGGCAGGTCTATGCCATCGACATCGATCATCCAGTGCTCCGCTTGCGCGACATCCTCAGCGCCTGGCGCCGGAACGGCTGGGAGCGATCGGTCAAGAGCCTGGTACGTCACTGCCTGTTCGAAACGCGCGAATGGCCCAGGTTCCACGCCGCCGCACGTGCGGAATTGCCCGCCTATGACCCGGCAAGTGCGCACTTGCTGGTCGCATCGGTGGGCGACCCATCGGTGTGGGACAAGATCGGCTCGGTCGACCTGGCGTTTTCACGCGATGTCTTCGAGCATATCCCGGTCGAAGAACTGCGTCTCGGTATGTTGCACCTGCGCGAGCATCTGAGCGCGCACGGCATGGTCATCACCCAGCCCGGCATCTTTACCGGCATCATCGGAGGGCATGACCCGAACTGGACGGTTTATCGGGCCCCTTTCAATCCGCCCGAGCAGGCGTGGCAACACCTCACCGATCCAGCTTTCTCCGTCAACACTTACCTCAACCGGCTGACCAGGCGCGAATTCGTGAAACTGTTCGAAGACACGGGTTTTCGGATCGAGCGGGACCATGCGCTGATGGGTGACATCCATGCGCACCTGCTGACGCCGCAGAAGCGAGCGGAACTGGCAGCCTTCGACGAATACGAGCTGTTTTCCAATCGCGTGGAGTTCCACCTGCTGCCCCGGTGAAGTTCGCGCGATCACGAAACCCGCAGGCTCTCCATGTCGATCACGAAGCGGTACTTGACATCGCTCCGCTCCATCCGCTCGTAGGCCTCATTGATCTCCTGCATCGGGATCACTTCGATCTCCGGCACGATGCCGTTCGCGGCGCAGAGGTCGAGCATCTCCTGCGTTTCAGCCAAGCCGCCGATGCCGCTGCCAGTG contains the following coding sequences:
- a CDS encoding class I SAM-dependent methyltransferase encodes the protein MKQTNSSVRDVSLASKLRYYGRLAHSRFIMPAGAEAVAAEIADLRGIAAQFEERTGLKASESTVLEIGFGARPRRAFLLTGIFRQVYAIDIDHPVLRLRDILSAWRRNGWERSVKSLVRHCLFETREWPRFHAAARAELPAYDPASAHLLVASVGDPSVWDKIGSVDLAFSRDVFEHIPVEELRLGMLHLREHLSAHGMVITQPGIFTGIIGGHDPNWTVYRAPFNPPEQAWQHLTDPAFSVNTYLNRLTRREFVKLFEDTGFRIERDHALMGDIHAHLLTPQKRAELAAFDEYELFSNRVEFHLLPR